A part of Aegilops tauschii subsp. strangulata cultivar AL8/78 chromosome 2, Aet v6.0, whole genome shotgun sequence genomic DNA contains:
- the LOC109733134 gene encoding large ribosomal subunit protein eL15y — MGAYKFVSELWRRKQSDVMRFVQRVRCWEYRLQPAIVRITRPTRPDRARRLGFKAKQGYVVYRIRVRRGGRKRPVPKGIVYGKPKHQGITQLKFQRNKRSVAEERAGRRLGGLRVLNSYWVNEDSTYKYFEVILVDVAHSAVRNDPRINWLCKPVHKHRELRGLTSAGKKFRGLRGKGHRHHKNRPSRRATWKRNQTVSLRRYR, encoded by the exons ATGG GCGCGTACAAGTTCGTGTCGGAGCTATGGAGGAGGAAGCAGTCCGACGTGATGAGGTTCGTGCAGCGCGTGCGTTGCTGGGAGTACAGGCTGCAGCCCGCCATCGTCCGCATCACCAGGCCCACCCGCCCCGACAGGGCACGCCGTCTCGGCTTCAAGGCCAAGCAG GGGTATGTGGTCTACCGTATCCGTGTGAGACGTGGTGGCAGGAAGCGCCCAGTGCCCAAGGGTATTGTTTATGGCAAGCCTAAGCACCAGGGTATTACCCAACTCAAGTTCCAGAGGAACAAGAGGTCTGTTGCTGAGGAAAGAGCTGGGCGCAGGCTTGGTGGTCTTCGTGTCCTCAACTCCTACTGGGTGAATGAG GACTCCACCTACAAGTACTTTGAGGTCATCCTTGTTGACGTTGCTCACAGCGCTGTCCGCAACGATCCAAGGATCAACTGGCTCTGCAAGCCTGTGCACAAGCACCGTGAGCTGCGTGGTCTCACCTCTGCGGGAAAGAAATTCCGTGGTCTGCGTGGCAAGGGTCACCGCCACCACAAGAACAGGCCCTCAAGGAGAGCCACCTGGAAGAGGAACCAGACCGTCTCCCTCCGCCGCTACCGTTAA